In the Paenibacillus sp. FSL H7-0357 genome, one interval contains:
- a CDS encoding TetR/AcrR family transcriptional regulator, translating to MSIQSKMLEQRFIDGFEQLAPDQATRQIITHALEVFSRKGFAGTKIKDIAASAGFSQGYVYMYFKSKEEIFTKIVELASEGAGRSVQYAAELEGTAMERITWLTEAFLSPGSLAMQHWQLILLQTATSEAIPEEAKRISKEKIREPFEQLIPLIMEGQRALEIVEGDPLELAIAYFSFIQGLGIARAQATEQNSFPTTELVLRFLKRS from the coding sequence ATGAGCATTCAAAGCAAAATGCTGGAGCAGAGATTTATCGACGGCTTTGAGCAACTCGCTCCAGATCAGGCAACGCGCCAAATTATAACTCACGCGCTCGAGGTTTTTTCGAGGAAAGGATTTGCCGGGACCAAAATCAAGGATATTGCGGCCAGTGCTGGATTCAGCCAGGGGTATGTATATATGTATTTCAAATCGAAGGAGGAGATCTTCACCAAGATTGTCGAACTGGCGTCGGAAGGGGCAGGAAGATCCGTGCAATATGCAGCGGAGCTGGAAGGGACGGCTATGGAGAGAATCACTTGGCTGACCGAGGCGTTTCTGTCCCCGGGCAGTCTTGCGATGCAGCATTGGCAGCTGATTCTTTTGCAGACAGCAACCTCCGAAGCTATCCCGGAAGAAGCAAAGCGGATCTCGAAGGAGAAGATTAGAGAGCCTTTTGAGCAGCTGATTCCGCTTATTATGGAAGGCCAGCGGGCCTTGGAGATTGTGGAGGGCGATCCGCTGGAGCTGGCGATTGCTTATTTTTCATTCATCCAGGGGCTGGGAATCGCAAGAGCTCAGGCCACGGAGCAGAATTCTTTTCCTACTACAGAGCTGGTGCTGCGCTTTTTGAAGAGAAGCTAA